AATGGGACTGGCAGGAGGTTACATGTACAGTGATGTTTTACGACATCagtaaatcaagcaaaaatcaaaaATGTACTTGCCATTCTACACATAGTGCCTACTCGAGTGCTGTTTGTGATATATTCTGTCTGCTTTTTATTATGTGTTcactacagaaatattttaataacaaTACCTTTTGTGCAGCCCTAAGGCAGAGTACATATTACTATTAAATTTTAAGAGTTGAAATTAAATCAATTACAGTTACATTTGGGTCCAGAAGTATTTGGATCGTGATAAATGTAATTTTGCTGTCGCGTCCTTGTCCTGTcccttgtcagcctccatgttttttcctctcctttgtttgttgaaaaaaaaaaaaaaaaaatcatcagagtctctcttccctccatcactgagatctacaccacacgctgcatccgcaaagccaccagcattgtggacgaccccacccatccctcacacggactcttcgctctgatgccgtccggcagaagatacaggagcatccgagcctccactactagactctgcaacagcttcatccaccaggcagtcagacttctcaatgcacagagacagaactgaacccccaccccacccaccactcacccaacacactcgcacaaaactaaactgtacacccccccccctttacacaaaactaaactgtacacccccccctttacactcacaaagaactgaacttcacccacacacacccagtcagcacacagaggctgacatgactttatttgctgcactcttaaaaactataaactctacctcagtaactgctgtgattatatatgttctatatgttacagtatgtcacacatctctgcaccttatccccactatacactttattataccgtatcggtactgcactgtcctgtctttaaattgtctcgtcttttgtatttattgtatttattgttatttagtatagtataatagtataattttataattttatgttgcactgtcgtcactcctgcactttatgttgtctattgcttgttgttctatgttgcaccatggttccggaggaacgtaatttcatcacactgtgtacctgtactcagatgtaatgacaataaaagcctcttgacttgacttgatttgttGCTTATAGCACATGGCTCCCCGTGTCTCtttgtctccgcccatgtcttcagtgctcccacctgtgttaatttgtagttCTGCCCCCTCATTAGCAACCCCAGGTGtttcctccatgtgtatttaagcccctgtgttttcagtgttaggttTTCTGGTCTTGTGCTTGTTTCACGTCAGTCAGGttgctgtttatttgtttgttttcttgtaaatAAATTACCTGCGGTACATCTACCTCATGTCGTTCCTGCTGCATTACCTGACAGAAGACAAAACCTTACCATGCCGCTTCAGCTCCCATGCCTGCGGTACCTGCTGCTCCCAGCTCCTGTCGTTTAATCTGTTTCTGTGCCAtcaccgctcctgctccagtgatcgcggctcctgtcaccgctcctgctccagtgaccGCGGCTCCTGTCACCGCTCCTGTTCCAGTGATCGTGGCTCCTATTGCCGCTCCTGCTCTGGTGATAGTGGCTCCTGTTACCATTCCTGCTCCGGTGATCGCGGCTCCTGTTGCCACTCCTGCGCCAGTGCTAGCAGCTCCTGTCACCGATCTTGCTCCAGTGATAGTGGCTCCTGTtaccgctcctgctccagtgatagtGGCTCCTGTTACCATTCCAGCTCCGGTGATCGCGGCTCCTGTTGCCACTCCTGCTCCAGTGCTAGCAGCTGCTGTCACCGATCTTGCTCCAGTGATAGTGGCTCCTGTtaccgctcctgctccagtgatagtGGCTCCTGTTTACAATCCAGCTCCGGTGATCGCGGCTCCTgttgccgctcctgctccagtgctaGCAGCTCCCGTTACTGTTCCTGCTCCAGTGGTAGTGGTTCCTGTTACCACTCCTGCTCCAGTGGTCGCGGCACCTGTCAtcactcctgctccagtgatcgcggctcctgtcaccgctcctgctccagtgatcgtggctcctgtcaccgctcctgctccagtgatcgCAAATCCTGTTactgctcctgctccagtgatagtGGCTCCTGTTACCATTCCAGCTCCGGTGATCGTGGCTCCTGTTGCCACTCCTGCTCCAATGATTGTGGCTCCTGTTGCCGCTTCTGCTCCAGTGATCGCGGCTCCTGTTGCCACTCCTGCTCCAGTGCTAGCAGCTCCTGTTACCATTTCTGCTCCAGTGATAGTGGCCCCTGtcaccgctcctgctccagtgatcgtggctcctgtcaccgctcctgctccagtgatagtggctcctgtcaccgctcctgctccagtgatcgtggctcctgtcaccgctcctgctccagtgatcgcggctcctgtcaccgctcctgctccagtaatCACGGCTCCTGTCACCTCTCCTGCTCCAGTGATCGCGGCTTTTGtgaccgctcctgctccagtgatcgCGGCTTTTGTGACCACTCCTGCTCCAGTAATAACGGCTCCTGtcaccgctcctgctccagtgatcaCGGCTTTTGtgaccgctcctgctccagtgataacggctcctgtcaccgctcctgctccagtgatcgcggctcctgtcaccgctcctgctccagtgatcgCGGCTTCTGtcaccgctcctgctccagtgatcgCGGTTCCTGTTGCCACTCCTACTCCAGTGATCGCAGCTCCTGTCACCGCTCCTGCTCCACTGATCGCAGCTTCTGtcaccgctcctgctccagtgatcgCGGCTCCTGACACCGCTCCTGCCCCAGTGATCGCGGCTCCTGTcactgctcctgctccagtgatcaCGGCTTCTGtcgccgctcctgctccagtgatagcGACTCCTGTTGCTGCTCCTGCTCCATTGAAAGTGGCTCCTgttgccgctcctgctccagtgctaGCAGCTCCTGTCACCACTCCTGCTCCAGTTATAGTGGCTCCTgttgccgctcctgctccagtgatggCGGCTCCTGTTGCCACTCCTGCTCCAGTGCTAGCAGCTCCTGTCACCGCTCCTGCTTCAGTGATCGTGGCTCCTGTCaccactcctgctccagtgatagcAGCTCCTATTGCCACTCCTGCTCCAGTGCTAGCGGCTCCTTttgccgctcctgctccagtgattgCGGCTCCTGTTGCCGCTTCTGCTCCAGTGATAGAGGCTCCTGTCACCGCTTCTGCTCCAGTGATCGCAGCTCCTGTTGCCACTCCTGCTCCAGTGCTAGCAGCTCCTGTCAACGCTCCTGCTCTAGTGGTAGTGGCTCCTGTTACCACTCCTGCTCCAGTAATAGTGGCTCCTGTTACCATTCCTGCTCCAGtgatcgtggctcttgataccaTTCCTGCTCTGGTGATCGTGGCTCCTGTTGCCACTCCTGCTCCAGTGCTCGCAGCTCCTGtcaccgctcctgctccagtgattgCGGCTCCTGTTACCGCTCCTTTTCCAGTGATAGCAGCTCCTGTTACCGTTCCTGCTCCAGTCATCGTGGCTCCTGTTaccactcctgctccagtgatcgTGGCTCCTGTCACCGCTCCTGCTCCAGCAATAGTGGCTCCTGTCaccactcctgctccagtgatcgTGGCTCATGTtgctgctcctgctccagtgatagtGGCTCCTGTCACCACTCTTGCTCCAGTGATAGTGGCTCCTGTtaccgctcctgctccagtgatcaCGGCTTTTGTGactgctcctgctccagtgataaCGGCTCCTGTCacagctcctgctccagtgatcgCGGCTCCTGTCaccactcctgctccagtgatcgCGGCTTCTGtcaccgctcctgctccagtgatcgCGGTTCCTGTTgccactcctgctccagtgattGCGGCTCCTgttgccgctcctgctccagtgctaGCAGCTCCCATTACTGTTCCTGCTCCAGTGATCGCGGATCCTGtcaccgctcctgctccagtgatcgCGGCTCCTGTCaccactcctgctccagtgatcgCGGCTTCTGtcaccgctcctgctccagtgatcgCGGTTCCTGTTGCCACTCCTGCTCCAATGATCGCAGCTCCTGTCACCGCTCCTGGTCCACTGATCGCGGCTTCTGTCACCGCTCCTGCTCCTGTGATCGCGGCTCCTGTCACCGCTCCTGCCCCAGTGATTGCGGCTCCTGTCACTGCTCCTGCGATCACGGCTTCTGTCgtcgctcctgctccagtgatagcGGCTCCTGTTGCTGCTCCTGCTCCATTGAAAGTGGCTCCTGTTACCATTCCTGCTCCAGAGATCGTGGCTCCTGATACCATTCCTGCTCCGGTGATCTTGGCTCCTGTTGCCACTCCTGCTCCAGTGCTCGCAGCTCCTGTCaccac
This genomic interval from Astyanax mexicanus isolate ESR-SI-001 chromosome 1, AstMex3_surface, whole genome shotgun sequence contains the following:
- the LOC125801576 gene encoding calphotin-like; protein product: MPAVPAAPSSCRLICFCAITAPAPVIAAPVTAPAPVTAAPVTAPVPVIVAPIAAPALVIVAPVTIPAPVIAAPVATPAPVLAAPVTDLAPVIVAPVTAPAPVIVAPVTIPAPVIAAPVATPAPVLAAAVTDLAPVIVAPVTAPAPVIVAPVYNPAPVIAAPVAAPAPVLAAPVTVPAPVVVVPVTTPAPVVAAPVITPAPVIAAPVTAPA
- the LOC125782660 gene encoding calphotin-like translates to MIVAPVAASAPVIAAPVATPAPVLAAPVTISAPVIVAPVTAPAPVIVAPVTAPAPVIVAPVTAPAPVIVAPVTAPAPVIAAPVTAPAPVITAPVTSPAPVIAAFVTAPAPVIAAFVTTPAPVITAPVTAPAPVITAFVTAPAPVITAPVTAPAPVIAAPVTAPAPVIAASVTAPAPVIAVPVATPTPVIAAPVTAPAPLIAASVTAPAPVIAAPDTAPAPVIAAPVTAPAPVITASVAAPAPVIATPVAAPAPLKVAPVAAPAPVLAAPVTTPAPVIVAPVAAPAPVMAAPVATPAPVLAAPVTAPASVIVAPVTTPAPVIAAPIATPAPVLAAPFAAPAPVIAAPVAASAPVIEAPVTASAPVIAAPVATPAPVLAAPVNAPALVVVAPVTTPAPVIVAPVTIPAPVIVALDTIPALVIVAPVATPAPVLAAPVTAPAPVIAAPVTAPFPVIAAPVTVPAPVIVAPVTTPAPVIVAPVTAPAPAIVAPVTTPAPVIVAHVAAPAPVIVAPVTTLAPVIVAPVTAPAPVITAFVTAPAPVITAPVTAPAPVIAAPVTTPAPVIAASVTAPAPVIAVPVATPAPVIAAPVAAPAPVLAAPITVPAPVIADPVTAPAPVIAAPVTTPAPVIAASVTAPAPVIAVPVATPAPMIAAPVTAPGPLIAASVTAPAPVIAAPVTAPAPVIAAPVTAPAITASVVAPAPVIAAPVAAPAPLKVAPVTIPAPEIVAPDTIPAPVILAPVATPAPVLAAPVTTPAPVIAAPVTAPFPVIAAPVTVPAPVIVAPVTTPAPEIVAPVTVPAPVIVAPVATPAPVIVAPFTTPAPVIAAPVITPAPVIAAPVAAPAPLIVAPFATPAPVIVAPFATPAPVIAAPIATPAPVLAAPVTTPTPVIAAPVATPAPVLAAPVTAPASVIAAPVTAPAPVIVAPIATPAPVLAAPFAAPAPVIAAPVAASAPVIVAPVTTSAPVIAAPVATPAPVLAAPVTAPAPVVVAPVTAPAPVIVAPVTIPAPVIVAPVTTPAPVIVAPVTAPAPAILAPVTTSAPVIVAHVAAPAPVIVAPVTTPAPDYWSSTMGHHAGAHNPLGGPPKAEVDFVMGLSPTKGNTVIVVIVDHFSKDCKFMALPKRLPRRQQTLFSNMRIEQSDYFTACWIIIEYREVPSTSLTGKATGLKKGHGFLPATSRILPHCHRAAGLRTSGDTPRGHRPPSWRL